One window of the Bos indicus isolate NIAB-ARS_2022 breed Sahiwal x Tharparkar chromosome 15, NIAB-ARS_B.indTharparkar_mat_pri_1.0, whole genome shotgun sequence genome contains the following:
- the LOC109568878 gene encoding olfactory receptor 52P1-like yields the protein MTFTLMGIPGLEAQHLWLSLPFFMFLAILISNGAILFMLAREPTLHTPMYLLLALLMVADLISTLALLPKLLCLFWFNDRDIAVNACFTQMFFIHGTSVVRSALLVAMAFDRFVAVCEPLRYNTVLSHSLVGRLGLMALAKGVILILPMPLLLQRLTFCHMVIPHTYCDHMAVVKLACDDTRPNRIYGLFVILLVVGLDLVLIGFSYGLILQAVIRLNSRDAIYKALNTCSAHLFVILITYVPALFSSLTHRLGHNIPPHAHILLANLYLLIPSMFNPIIYGMKTKDIQVKVAKCLCRRHS from the coding sequence ATGACCTTCACTTTGATGGGCATACCTGGCTTAGAGGCACAGCACTTATGgttatctcttcctttcttcatgtTTTTGGCTATCCTCATCAGTAATGGTGCCATCCTTTTCATGCTGGCCAGGGAGCCCACACTTCACACACCAATGTACCTGCTCCTGGCTCTGCTGATGGTGGCTGACCTTATATCCACTCTGGCTCTGTTGCCTAagctcctctgcctcttctggtTCAATGATCGGGACATAGCTGTCAATGCCTGTTTCACTCAGATGTTTTTCATCCATGGAACATCTGTGGTACGATCAGCCCTACTTGTTGCAATGGCCTTTGACCGATTTGTGGCTGTGTGTGAGCCACTACGCTACAACACAGTTCTGAGCCATTCCTTAGTTGGACGCCTAGGACTGATGGCTTTAGCCAAGGGGGTGATTCTTATCCTGCCCATGCCTCTTCTACTGCAAAGGTTGACCTTCTGCCACATGGTCATTCCTCATACCTACTGTGACCACATGGCTGTGGTGAAACTGGCCTGTGATGACACCAGGCCTAACCGGATCTATGGGCTCTTTGTGATTCTTCTTGTGGTGGGGCTTGATTTAGTGCTCATTGGCTTCTCTTATGGTCTCATCTTGCAGGCCGTGATACGTCTCAATTCTCGAGATGCCATCTACAAAGCCCTTAACACCTGCTCAGCCCACCTCTTTGTCATCCTTATCACTTATGTGCCTGcacttttctcttctctcaccCACCGCCTTGGTCACAATATCCCACCTCATGCCCACATTCTTCTTGCCAATCTCTACCTTCTCATACCCTCAATGTTCAATCCCATCATTTATGGCATGAAGACAAAGGATATACAGGTCAAAGTTGCCAAATGCCTGTGCAGAAGACATTCATAG